The window GGGTCGAAGGGGGTCTTGAGGTCGCCGGGGACGATGCCGAGGAGTTCGTCGGCGGAGTACTTGGGGGGTTCGGCGGGGCCCGGATCGCCGTACGCCTTGCGGTGGTTGAGGCGGGCGACCACCCGGCGTGCCTGCCGCAACGCGTCCGGCTCGTCGACCGCGAAGTAGTCGGCGAGACCCGACACGCGCGCGTGCATCTCCGCGCCGCCCAGCGACTCGTCGTCGCTCTCCTCGCCGGTCGCCATCTTCACCAGGGGCGGACCGCCGAGGAACACCTTGGCGCGCTCCTTGACCATGATCACGTGGTCGGACATGCCGGGGACGTACGCGCCGCCTGCGGTCGAGTTGCCGAAGACGACCGCGACGGTGGGGATCCCGGCCGCCGACAGCCGTGTCAGGTCCCGGAAGATGGCGCCTCCGGGGATGAAGATCTCCTTCTGGGACGGCAGGTCGGCGCCGCCCGACTCGACGAGGTTGATGACGGGCAGCCGGTTGGCGAGGGCGATGTCGTTCGCGCGCAGGGCCTTCTTCAGCGACCAGGGATTGCTCGCTCCCCCGCGCACGGTCGGGTCGTTGGCGGTGATCAGGCACTCCACGCCCTCGACGACCCCGATGCCGGTGACGAGGGACGCGCCGACCGTGTAGTCGCTGCCCCAGGCGGCCAGCGGCGACAGTTCCAGGAAGGGCGTGTCGGGGTCGAGGAGCAGCTCGATGCGCTCGCGCGCGAGGAGCTTGCCACGCTTGCGATGCCGTTCGACGTACTTCTCCCCGCCGCCCGCGAGGGCCTTGGCGTGCTCGGTGTCGAGGTCGGCGAGCTTGGCGAGCATGGTCTCGCGGTGGGCCGCGTAGTCGGGGCTCTTCGGGTCCAGGGAAGAGGCGAGGACGGTCACAGGAGGACCTCCGGGATGTCGAGGTGGCGGCTGCGCAGCCATTCGCCGAGGGCCTTGGCCTGTGGGTCGAAGCGGTGCTGGGCGGCGACGCCCTCGCCGAGGATCCCCTCGACGACGAAGTTCAGGGCGCGGAGGTGGGGAAGCGAGTGCCGGGTGACCTTCAGCTGACCGGCTTCCGGGATCAGCTTCTGGAATCTCTCGGCCGTCAGCTCATGCGCGAGCCAACGCCAGGCGTCGTCCGTCCGCACCCACACGCCGACGTTGGCGTTCCCGCCCTTGTCCCCGCTGCGGGCGCCGGCGACGAGGCCGAGGGGGACGCGCTTCGTGGGCGCGGGGGGCAGCGGTTGCGGTAGGGGTGGCTCCGGTACGGGTGCCTCCGGTACGAGGG of the Streptomyces sp. T12 genome contains:
- a CDS encoding acyl-CoA carboxylase subunit beta, with amino-acid sequence MTVLASSLDPKSPDYAAHRETMLAKLADLDTEHAKALAGGGEKYVERHRKRGKLLARERIELLLDPDTPFLELSPLAAWGSDYTVGASLVTGIGVVEGVECLITANDPTVRGGASNPWSLKKALRANDIALANRLPVINLVESGGADLPSQKEIFIPGGAIFRDLTRLSAAGIPTVAVVFGNSTAGGAYVPGMSDHVIMVKERAKVFLGGPPLVKMATGEESDDESLGGAEMHARVSGLADYFAVDEPDALRQARRVVARLNHRKAYGDPGPAEPPKYSADELLGIVPGDLKTPFDPREVIARIVDASDFDEFKPMYGTSLTTGWAALHGYPIGVLANAQGVLFSEESQKAAQFIQLANQRDIPLLFLHNTTGYMVGSQYEQGGIIKHGAMMINAVSNSRVPHLSVLMGASYGAGHYGMCGRAYDPRFLFAWPSAKSAVMGPQQLAGVLSIVARQSAAAKGQPYDEEGDAALRAMVERQIESESLPMFLSGRLYDDGVIDPRDTRTVLGMCLSAIHTAPYEGARGGFGVFRM